Proteins encoded in a region of the Falco biarmicus isolate bFalBia1 chromosome W, bFalBia1.pri, whole genome shotgun sequence genome:
- the LOC130141927 gene encoding endogenous retrovirus group K member 9 Gag polyprotein-like: MAKTIVAPVLYSQGRAGGARWETLSFSVVKELRRTVTEHGISSPYFISLLSSVFDTYVMTPHDLKSLARLLLTLTQYTLWELHWRGGLQALLLTYVNHNDAALAALTIEHLTGTGAHADPVAQAQNCPRAALEAIREEAKKAFFQVPDVQKPQKAFTTTTQEPREPYMQFIDRLKQALERQVDNAEAWDILLTKLAVENANADCKRLLKSLPNPNPTLVEMVEACNRISVVDHKFEAMAAAFAAMRGAGNCYGCGKPGHLKRNCLARAAGNRQQPPGPGVCPKCRKGRHYANQCRSKYDFQGQPIQGNQPRSAGQ; encoded by the coding sequence ATGGCTAAAACTATAGTTGCTCCAGTCTTGTATTCTCAGGgtcgggcagggggagcacgaTGGGAGACTCTTTCCTTTTCGGTTGTTAAAGAACTGCGCCGCACGGTTACGGAACatggtatttcttctccctattttataagtctgttatcttctgtgtttgatacttATGTCATGACTCCTCATGATTTGAAATCTTTAGCACGATTGCTACTAACCCTGACTCAGTACACATTATGGGAGTTGCATTGGAGAGGGGGACTGCAAGCACTCCTACTCACATATGTTAATCATAATGATGCTGCATTAGCTGCACTAACAATAGAACATCTTACGGGCACCGGTGCACATGCTGATCCTGTAGCGCAGGCTCAAAACTGTCCCCGTGCGGCTCTCGAGGCAATTAGAGAAGAGgcgaaaaaggcttttttccaggttcctgatgtacaaaagccacaaaaagcttttactacCACCACTCAGGAGCCTCGAGAACCTTATATGCAGTTTATTGATAgactaaaacaggctttggaacgtCAAGTAGATAATGCGGAAGCTTGGGATATATTGTTAACAAaactagctgttgaaaatgctaatgctgATTGTAAAAGGCTACTGAAGTCTCTTCCCAACCCGAACCCCACTTTGGTGGAAATGGTGGAAGCATGTAACCGAATCAGTGTGGTTGACCATAAGTTTGaagctatggctgctgcttttgcagcgaTGCGTGGTGCGGGGAATTGCTATGGTTGTGGTAAGCCTGGTCATCtaaagagaaattgtcttgcTCGGGCTGCAGGGAATAGACAACAACCTCCTGGTCCTGGAGTTTGTCCGAAATGTCGGAAAGGGCGTCATTATGCTAATCAATGTCGATCTAAGTACGACTTCCAGGGACAACCGATACAGGGAAACCAACCGCGGAGCGCGGGGCAGTGA